The Engystomops pustulosus chromosome 2, aEngPut4.maternal, whole genome shotgun sequence genomic interval CGGGCGGGTACCGTCCCACACAACacaaaggctcttttcagagccacccacaTCCTCTACAGGACGAGCTCAATAACCTCAAGTGTACCCTGTGGCCGCTCCCAGGCCTCATGCCCATCTGCAGGGAGACGCCGCGGCTGCTAGTGCTGTCAGCGGTGTCCCCTCCCCCCGTGACAGGAATCTCTGAATCCCGTCGTTCCTGACATGACGTCACAATAACATATATCTCGCTAATGTAATGGCTTGTTTCCCCTACGGTTTGTAAAGCgcaacggaatatgatggcgctatacaatTAATAACAACGGTATAGAACGTGTTCTGCCGCAGCACAGACCCTAAACCTCACATATAATAACTAGTCACTGCCGAGCTCCCCGTTCTGCCTCCCTGGTCACACCCGCAGCTGCGCTCCCCGCTctgcccctctggtcacagtgcgAGCTCTATGGGTTCCCTGCCTCCTCAGTTACAGCCACTGCTGCGCTCCTCGGCTACTCCAGTCCTAGCTACATCTGCTCTTTCTATATTTCATCTCCACTTACATCTAGATCTGCCCTTTCTATAGATCATCTCTATGTACAGCTAGAACTGCACCCCTCGGATTGCCCGCCGCCCTCATGAGGCCGGGAGTCTTTGTGCTGGGGGCCGCCCTGCACACATCGATGAAGCAGGGATTGTAGAAAGAGCGGGGAATTCAAAATTATAACACGTTCACTATTCAGCCAATAGGTGGTAAGGGGGAGGAGAGACCAAGGACACGCCCCTTCGTCATCACCAGTAGTCCTCTATCTGGTCCTCTCATTGTGTATATAAAGGAGACCTCGGCAGCCCCGTCCACATTCGTTGTCTCACACACAACAAAGAACATGTCTGGACGCGGCAAAGGAGGAAAGGGGCTCGGAAAAGGAGGCgccaagaggcacaggaaggtgCTGCGTGATAACATCCAGGGAATCACCAAGCCTGCCATCCGCCGCCTGGCTCGCAGAGGAGGCGTCAAGCGTATCTCCGGCCTCATCTACGAGGAGACCCGCGGCGTCCTCAAGGTGTTCCTGGAGAACGTCATCCGCGACGCTGTCACCTACACCGAGCACGCCAAGAGGAAGACCGTCACCGCCATGGACGTGGTGTACGCGCTCAAGCGCCAGGGCCGCACTCTCTACGGCTTCGGAGGTTAAGACTCGTACCCACCCGGCTCCATCTCACAcccaaaggctcttttcagagccacccacctcctcctagaGAAGAGCTCGCACTCTGATGCTTGTTTCATACCACTGTCTGTactgtcactcatcactttccctcCAGTTGTCTCCTGTGACTTAAAAGGCGCTGCGGAAAGTGATGGCGCTACAGGAACATAACTTATCGTCGTGCTCCCCGGTGATGGGGCTCGAGCCGGTGCAGTGCGGATTCTGGACGCTAATTAGAGAAGGGCCCGGGCAGTGTCACATACATACAAGCCGCGGCTGCTGCACAACATCTCACCgatcggaggaggagggggctggagCGCGGCTGATGGAGATATCGCGGGTGTGGCTGTGCGCGCCAGAGTCGCATTTAAATTTCACGCTCAATTTCCCCTCCCCCGCACAACGGAGCCGCGCTGCACAATCTTCCCGCCGCGCTGCCGCCCATGGCTTCTGAAGCCTGTGAGTTGCAGCGCGATGGCGATGCGACTGCCACAACATTGAGTGTCTATGCACTGCCCGGGCATCTGCGGAGTTGTAAGCCTTGTCACGCGTTATAGGGCACGGCCGCAAGAAGCGTCTGACACACAGTCACTCGTGGCTTCCTGTACAGGGCTCCGCATCTACTCTAATAATTAAAGTCGTCAGTCAAACACTGACGAGCGGGCGCGCGCCTGCCTGTCATTAAGGCCCCCCCTTCACGGCTATTTATCCTTCATGTTTGTCCCAATAACCATGTAATGTCGCTTAGATTCACTTAGGTGTCATCACTATGGCGCTGTGTACATGATTGCACTCGGGGAAAGTTAGAACATTCCGCCCCGTATGTCCCTGTATCACCGGCCCCCGGAATGTACCCGGGATGGGGTGAGCAGGAGTGACGGTCACATGGAGTGAGATAGAAGGGTGAGCTCTGTTGTGGAGagggtgggtggctcttagaagagcctttggGGTGTTTGAGGTGCCGGGTAGGCAGGCAGGCGCTTACTTGGCGCTGGTGTACTTGGTGACGGCCTTGGTGCCCTCGGACACGGCGTGCTTGGCCAGCTCTCCGGGCAGCAGCAGGCGGACGGCGGTCTGGATCTCCCGGGAGGTGATGGTGGAGCGCTTGTTGTAGTGAGCCAGGCGGGAGGCTTCCCCTGCGATGCGCTCGAAGATGTCGTTGACGAAGGAGTTCATGATGCCCATGGCCTTGGAGGAGATGCCGGTGTCGGGGTGCACCTGCTTGAGCACCTTGTAGACGTAGATGGCGTAACTCTCCTTCCTGGACCTCTTGCGCTTCTTGCCGTCCTTCTTCTGGGCCTTGGTGACGGCTTTCTTGGAGCCCTTCTTGGGCGCTGGGGCGGACTTGGCGGGATCAGGCATGATGCGGCGGTTACTATTATCCGAGACACGGAGAACAATGTCCCGCACCTCCCCGCGCCGCGGTATTTATAGCCGGGCTATGTAAATGAGCGACGCCGGCTGCTCGCCCTGCTATTGGAGGAACGAGTCATGTGCTCTGTGTGTTCACTGCTGAACCACGCCTCCTAATGCTGGTTGGTGAGTCTATGAGCCGCGCCTCTATTGGTAGGATTTCAATCCGGCCAATGACAGAGAGTGAGGAGCAGGCGGGAAGGTATAAGAGGCGGCAGGAGGCGGCTGAGCGGCATCAGTCGTACTGAATCTCTAGCATCATGTCTGGACGTGGCAAACAAGGAGGAAAGGTCCGCGCTAAGGCCAAGACCCGCTCATCCCGGGCCGGCCTGCAGTTCCCCGTCGGTCGTGTGCACAGGCTCCTCCGCAAGGGCAACTACGCCGAGAGAGTCGGGGCCGGCGCTCCCGTCTACCTGGCCGCCGTGCTCGAGTACCTCACCGCTGAGATCCTCGAGCTGGCCGGCAACGCCGCCCGGGACAACAAGAAGACCCGCATCATCCCCCGCCACCTGCAGCTGGCCGTGCGCAACGACGAGGAGCTCAACAAGCTGCTGGGAGGAGTCACCATCGCCCAGGGAGGCGTCCTGCCCAACATCCAGGCCGTGCTGCTGCCCAAGAAGACCGAGAGCAGCAAGCCCGCCAAGAGCAAGTGAGCGCCGCCGCCGCTGCTCCAGCACCCGATCCCCACTACacacaaaggctcttctaagagccacccacctcctcctgaCAGAGCGGCAGCCCcgggtgtctccccggtacatcacacactctctctatactgtactgatcctgtactctCCTCTGCACCGCTATGTGTCTGCGCTCCCCGCCTCTATCCCTCTGCTGCCGCTGTCACTAGTAGCTACAGGCTACATACACCGGGGATGTGACCGCTCGCCCTGCAGGCTGCACCCCCGCCTCTCCGTCATCGGAGGTCGCTGCGTTCTCCCGGACGGGCACGGCATCTCTATGGGGCGGGCAGGCATGGAGGACACTCGGGCTCCTGGCAGGGACAGAGCTGCGGCTGCTGCCCGCTTCTTACGTGGAGACTAACGGCTCTGTGTGTACAGTGAAGCTGCCGGAGAGCCGGCTGCCGCTGACGTCACAAGGGGAGAACGAGCGGGAAATTCAGTTGCTGGAGAACTTAGACCTGCAGgattgtccaccaggtggcgccttTCCTGGAAGTTAGGAGGAGAGGGGGATCTAGGAGGGGCGACTACTTATATTGACAGCCTCCCGGTCTTGGTAGCAATTTAGCAGTGAACGGGGAAAGGAGTCTGGCCAGGCTAAACAGTGCGCTGGGAGGTTGGTCACGGCTTCCATTGCCCCGGGTCACAGTGCCTTCCCCACAAAAGCAAAGTCACGTTAGCAAATATAGTCCAGCACCTGCCTCACAGGAGGACTCAAAAGATTCACGATGCTACCACATTGGCCAATATAACTACAGTGCCAGATCCTACCGTAGCCAAAAATAGTCACAACACCTGACCTCGCGGCAGCCATATTGCCCCCAAGTAGCCTATGGTCACAGTGACCCCAGAGTAGCCAAGATTGTCATACTGTAGTCAGTGACCCAACTGTAGCCAAAATGGTATCCGTTCTACCACATTAGACAAAATAGCCAAAAGCCTGTCCCGCCCGTCAGCCAAATTAAGCACAGCGCCCCCTCAGTAGCCATAATAATCTCAGTGtcccacattagccaatatagtcacatcgGCCGCCACAGTAGGCAAGTCACAGCGACGCTGCAAtagcctatagcagtggtggcgaacctatggcatgggtgccagaggcggcgctcagtgccctttctgtgggcacttgggccatcgccccagcacacaaggatcttcctgcagttccaagcaacttaaaagatgctgctttgagtcatattttgatacttacttcgttactagggacagtaggaagagggagaatgagtagacggggccgaattctctttggaggacctcctactggccccactattctctgtgtacagagggacacgggaaagaagctgaaatgatgacaattttccagctttttctactgtgttgctgtcctcaggaggccaatatgattgaaagttgatgaagaacagggagcaataagttactgctttaatttttggatggCACCTCACGATAGATAAGTGGGGTttgagttgcagtttgggcactcggccgctaaaaagttcgccatcactggcctatagcagtgatggcaaaccttttcgagaccgagtgcccaaatgacAACAAACACGcacatatttattgcaaagtgccaacacagcaatttaagcagtaactctctgttctaccacaaatCCAATAGAAGAAGACCATCATCAATAAACGGCACCTGCCCGTACCTTCTCAATCTTACTCTTACTACAGTCCGAAGAAGCCGAGGATGTGTTGCTTTGAAATAAAACTTTGAGAGAGGCAGCtaccagttagggccagaaatatttggacagtgacacaattttggcgAGTTGGGCTCCGCATGCCACCACatgggatttgaaatgaaacctctacaacagaattcaagtgcagattgtaacgtttaatttgaagggttgaacaaaaatatctgatagaaaatgtaggaattgtacacatttctttacaaacactccacattttaggagctcaaaagtaattggacaaataaacataacccaaacaaaatatttttattttcaatattttgttgcgaatccttcggaggcaatcactgccttcagtctggaacccatggacatcaccaaacgctgggtttcctcctccttaatgctttgccaggcctttacagccgcagccttcaggtcttgcttgtttgtgggtctttccgtcttaagtctggatttgagccggtgaaatgcatgctcaattgggttaagatctggtgattgacttggccattgcggaatgttccatttttttgcactcatgaactcctgggtagctttggctgtatgcttggggtcattgtccatctgtactatgaagcgccgtccgatcaactttgcagcatttggctgaatctgggctgaaagtatatcccggtacacttcagaattcatccggctactcttgtctgctgttatgtcatcaataaacacaagtgacccagtgccattgaaagccacgCATGCCcacgccatcacgttgcctccaccaggttttacagaggatgtggtgtgccttggatcatgtgccgttccctttcttctccaaacttttttcttcccatcattctggtacaggtcgatctttgtctcatctgtccatagaatacttttccagaactgagttggctccttgaggtgtttttcggcaaatttaactctggcctgtctatttttggaattgatgaatggtttgtatctagatgtgaaccctttgtatttactttcatggagtcttctctttattgTTGACTTAGAAACAGATAccgctacttcactgagagtgttctggacttcactgagagtgttctggacttcactgagagtgttctggacttcactgagagtgttctggacttcactgagagtgttctggacttcagttgatgttgtgaacgggttcttcttcaccagagAAAGTATGCGgccatcatccaccactgttgtcatccgtggacgctcAGGCCCAAGCTCACCAGCCAATtcctttttttctcagaatgtacccgactgttgagtTTGctgctccaagcatgtctgctatctctctgatggattatttctttttttcccgcctcaggatgttctgcttcacctcaattgagagttcctttgaccgcatgttgtctggtcacagcaacagccttccaaatgcaaaaccaaccacctggaatcaaccccagaccctttaactacttcattgattacaggttaacgggggagacgccttcagagttaattgcagcccttagagtccattgtccaattacttttggtcccttgacaaagaggaggctatgcattacagagctaggattcctaaaccctttctcccatttggatgtggaaactcgcatattgcagctgggagtgtgcactttcagcccatattatatatagaattgtatttctgaacatggttttgtaaacagctaaaaacaacaaaacttgtgtcactgtccaaatattgctGGCCCTAACTGGTACATTGCCTGTGCCTGCAGGTGAATTCTTTAAGTCATGTCTGGTGAACTCAGTGCTGGGGacatgtggcctgggtgcccacaaagagggccccgtgccataggttcgccaacactggccTATAGTCACCGTTCCTCAAAttagacaatagtcacagtgttccACGGTAGCTGCAACAACAAATGTAAGAGCTCACCCTTAGATTGCTGATCGTTATGATAAATGAGGCCCACTGACATCAAAAGCTATAggcgagagcaaaactgttccaaGTCCACCAATCAGACTCAGGTTGGGAAGCGTCAGCACCAACACGACGATTACAAAATGCTGACGACATTCCTAATAACGGATTACAGTGACCACCGCCCAGCCACAGATCCGGTGGGGCGGGGGAGGAGAGGCTGGCGGCTCCCCGAGTAGTTTCATCTCCGCACATTCACAGCCAGGCGCAGATCGGGAGCACCACCACATTCAACTCACTCCCAGAGAAAGGAGAAATGGACTCCTCCAATCTCCTTCATAGGAGATTTTACGGACTGTGTACCATCACCCTTACTTTATCTGagacaagaaaaaacaaacaaactaaaaAACAACAACCTGACTGACCCTCCCCATCACAGGGGGTGCAATGGACCAGTTCACTTCCCACCTACTTTTGCCGCCGCCGTCGACGACGACGTTTGCAGAAGGGGGTATTAATGTGTAAAAGTAACAAAATTGTCACAGGTCAGACAGAAGCCCAACTTGAAAGTGCCTTCCGCCTGCTGGAAGCAGCCCCCGGGAGCACAGCGTCTTCCTCACAGTGAACTCCATCTCGAACTAGACTTTCTATCTCAACTTGTCAACCCCACCTCGGGGTTTCCACACTAGGTCAGGACCGTAGACTTGGCTCACTGACACTACACTAAATAAGCAGAGTTGTATCACAATCTAGGCGGCTAGTCTGTGACTGCAGTACTGATTTGTCACGGATAGAAGCAGAATGTTGGACTTCataggtgacttgtcttctcctctgGGTTCAGAACATGGTCCGTGGTGACCTTTCCCCTCCATGACTTATTGCTGAAGAATTTTTCCCCAGACGTCACATTGGCTCCTTGAAGAAGATCTCTACACTGTGCCTCCACCTGGATAACGAAATGCACTGTGCTGCCACATATTGCAAATATACTGTTATTTATGGCAGTGGGAGAGAGGGTCCAGCCATAACGTTGATGTAAGGATGAAGCGGTCCACCCGTGAGccttactcctcacaccacagccAACCGGACTGttaatatatacatatcatacagcagcatggtggctgagtgggtagcacttctgccttgcagcactggagtcctgggttcaagtcccacccaggtcaacatctgcaaagagtttgtatgttctctctgtgtttgcgtggctttccccccacactccaaaacatactggtaggttgtttagattgtgagccccttggggacagggaccaaaatttgatatgctttgtgcagcgctgcgtaatctgtgtgcgctatataaataaagaattgttattattattataatacctcTCACATCACacgacacacacaacacacacacacacacaatatttgAAGTGTTATTGTAGGGGACACTGGGCGATTCTACAGTTATTGAAGGGGCATCATTGCAGTAGGGGGTCCTGGATGACTGtattgttattacagggggcactagATGATGATAGTGTTGTTGCAGAGGTCAAGGGATGAATATAGtgttgatgtagggggcactggatgatgatagtattGGTGCAGGGGGCAATGGATGATGATACTGTtattgcagggggcactggatgatgatagtgatgatgtagggggcactggatgatgatagtgatgatgtaaggggaactggatgatgatagtgatgatgtaaggggaactggatgatgatagtgatgatgtaaggggaactggatgatgatagtgatgatgcagggggcactggatgatgatagtgatgatgcagggggcactggatgatgatagtgatgatgtagggggcactggatgatgatagtgatgatgtaaggggaactggatgatgatagtgatgatgtaaggggaactggatgatgatagtgatgatgcagggggcactggatgatgatagtgatgatgcaggggaactggatgatgatagtgatgatgcagggggcactggatgatgatgatgatagcgatgatgcagggggcactggatgatgatagtgatgatgtagggggcactggatgatgatagtattGGTGCAGGGGGCAATGGATGATGATACTGTtattgcagggggcactggatgatgatagtgatgatgtagggggcactggatgatgatagtgatgatgtaaggggaactggatgatgatagtgatgatgcagggggcactggatgatgatagtgatgatgtaaggggaactggatgatgatagtgatgatgtaaggggaactggatgatgatagtgatgatgcagggggcactggatgatgatagtgatgatgtagggggcactggatgatgatagtgatgatgtaaggggaactggatgatgatagtgatgatgtaaggggaactggatgatgatagtgatgatgcagggggcactggatgatgatagtgatgatgcaggggaactggatgatgatagtgatgatgcagggggcactggatgatgatgatgatagcgatgatgcagggggcactggatgatgatagtgttgatgtagggggcactggatgatgatagtattGGTGCAGGGGGCAATGGATGATGATACTGTtattgcagggggcactggatgatgatagtgatgatgtagggggcactggatgatgatagtgatgatgtaaggggaactggatgatgatagtgatgatgcagggggcactggatgatgatagtgatgatgtaaggggaactggatgatgatagtgatgatgtaaggggaactggatgatgatagtgatgatgtaaggggaactggatgatgatagtgatgatgcagggggcactggatgatgatagtgatgatgcagggggcactggatgatgatagtgatgatgtagggggcactggatgatgatagtgatgatgtaaggggaactggatgatgatagtgatgatgtaaggggaactggatgatgatagtgatgatgtaaggggaactggatgatgatagtgatgatgcagggggcactggatgatgatagtgatgatgcaggggaactggatgatgatagtgatgatgcagggggcactggatgatgatgatgatagcgATGATGcagggggaactggatgatgatagtgatgatggagggggcactggatggTGATAGTATTGTTGTAAGGGGCACTGGATGGTGATAGGGATGATGcatggggcactggatgatgatattattggcgtagggggcactggatgat includes:
- the LOC140116925 gene encoding histone H4 codes for the protein MSGRGKGGKGLGKGGAKRHRKVLRDNIQGITKPAIRRLARRGGVKRISGLIYEETRGVLKVFLENVIRDAVTYTEHAKRKTVTAMDVVYALKRQGRTLYGFGG
- the LOC140119943 gene encoding histone H2B type 1-O encodes the protein MPDPAKSAPAPKKGSKKAVTKAQKKDGKKRKRSRKESYAIYVYKVLKQVHPDTGISSKAMGIMNSFVNDIFERIAGEASRLAHYNKRSTITSREIQTAVRLLLPGELAKHAVSEGTKAVTKYTSAK
- the LOC140116926 gene encoding histone H2A type 1-like, with the translated sequence MSGRGKQGGKVRAKAKTRSSRAGLQFPVGRVHRLLRKGNYAERVGAGAPVYLAAVLEYLTAEILELAGNAARDNKKTRIIPRHLQLAVRNDEELNKLLGGVTIAQGGVLPNIQAVLLPKKTESSKPAKSK